In Aquiflexum balticum DSM 16537, a single genomic region encodes these proteins:
- a CDS encoding TolC family protein, with protein sequence MNLTHKTLYFIFWLFLAYPIEVFSQKAILDLPAAIDSALQNNLGLRSAYQKLEATRAMVPMGFNLDKTQVFYRHDQNDIAENGFSNKVFGISQSLQFPTVYGKQRKVLEDLTMVEQQQYLLTQNQIIKEVSQTYYTILYLQKLEENYRFLDSLYQQFSIAADIRYEVGETNFLEKLTARSKMRELAVQLAQTSESKKQAYVRLEQLIQSGSEFVIPDQVLIPLPTINWNMESHPGIQFFQKSVNLKEDNVILEKQRLLPDLYGEFFRGTNTGPNARIYPGIQLGVSIPLWFGAQKAKINASKFELAQTNLAANNYTFQLSNRREQLEIELKKFQEAISFYTQEGQQLSMQLIAQGNQAYKSGEIDFFQYVLLIENSRNIEVDYLTNLQGYNMTVLEINYLINP encoded by the coding sequence ATGAATCTCACTCATAAAACCCTATATTTTATTTTCTGGTTGTTCTTGGCTTATCCGATAGAAGTCTTTTCACAAAAAGCAATTCTTGACCTTCCTGCCGCCATTGACTCAGCTTTACAAAATAATTTGGGCCTTCGGTCTGCCTACCAAAAATTGGAAGCTACCAGGGCAATGGTTCCAATGGGTTTCAATTTGGATAAAACCCAGGTCTTTTACCGACATGACCAAAATGACATTGCCGAAAATGGCTTTTCAAATAAAGTATTCGGGATAAGCCAAAGCCTACAGTTCCCCACTGTTTATGGCAAACAGCGAAAGGTACTTGAAGACTTGACCATGGTGGAACAACAGCAGTATCTGCTCACACAAAATCAGATCATCAAGGAAGTCTCCCAGACCTATTACACCATCTTGTATCTTCAAAAACTGGAAGAAAATTACCGCTTTTTGGACAGTCTCTACCAACAGTTTTCCATCGCGGCAGATATAAGGTATGAAGTGGGTGAAACCAACTTTCTGGAAAAATTAACGGCCCGAAGCAAAATGCGGGAACTTGCGGTTCAGCTCGCACAGACCAGCGAAAGCAAAAAACAAGCTTATGTCAGATTGGAGCAATTAATCCAGTCTGGAAGTGAATTTGTAATTCCTGACCAAGTACTTATTCCATTGCCAACTATTAATTGGAATATGGAATCTCATCCGGGCATACAGTTTTTTCAGAAGTCTGTTAATTTGAAAGAAGATAATGTCATACTGGAAAAACAAAGGCTCCTACCTGACCTCTATGGGGAGTTTTTCCGAGGAACCAATACCGGACCCAACGCAAGAATTTATCCCGGAATCCAACTTGGGGTTTCTATCCCGCTTTGGTTTGGTGCGCAAAAAGCGAAAATCAATGCCTCTAAATTTGAATTGGCCCAGACAAACCTGGCTGCCAATAATTATACCTTTCAACTCTCCAACCGGAGAGAGCAATTGGAAATTGAATTAAAAAAATTCCAAGAGGCCATTTCATTTTATACCCAGGAAGGACAGCAGCTTAGTATGCAATTGATTGCACAGGGCAATCAAGCCTACAAAAGTGGTGAAATTGACTTCTTTCAATATGTACTTCTGATTGAAAATTCAAGAAATATTGAAGTCGATTACCTTACCAATCTTCAAGGATATAATATGACCGTGCTGGAAATCAATTACCTGATCAACCCCTAA
- a CDS encoding efflux RND transporter periplasmic adaptor subunit yields MKNYSYLFLNLALSTAMFSACQSGKEQSIEILAERDTNEIILTQAQFDKAEMTLDPLSEHIFSDFILTTGMVNIPAEGRFDVSSYFGGNIIRFDLLIGQKVQKGQVLFTIENPEFVQMQQDYLDAMSQLAYLKSDYERQKTLIAENISSQKSFGKAESEYKSTLAITESLRKKLQLVNISTSDLDPAKITSKANIYAPISGYIESIKVNQGTYLNPSDIALTIINKDHLHIELNVFEQDAIALEIGQAVTFYLPDNKSREFKGKIFLIGQSINEKRMLNIHVHLDNEKEGNLLVPGMFIEAKIGVKSSKNTALPISSVINSNDVNYVLVLTKKEEDLYYLKKTKVDIGLQDEEMVEILSEKDFATGTLFLSKGGFQLIK; encoded by the coding sequence ATGAAAAATTATTCCTACCTCTTCCTTAATTTGGCCCTTTCAACTGCCATGTTTTCTGCTTGCCAATCAGGTAAAGAGCAATCCATTGAAATTCTTGCTGAAAGGGATACCAATGAAATCATCCTTACACAAGCGCAGTTTGACAAAGCCGAAATGACCTTGGATCCTTTATCTGAACATATCTTTTCGGATTTTATCCTGACAACAGGGATGGTCAATATTCCTGCTGAGGGCCGCTTTGATGTAAGCTCTTATTTTGGCGGAAATATCATCCGCTTTGACTTGTTGATAGGCCAAAAGGTTCAAAAAGGACAAGTGCTCTTTACCATAGAGAACCCCGAGTTTGTACAAATGCAGCAGGATTATCTGGATGCCATGAGCCAACTTGCTTACCTCAAATCTGACTATGAACGCCAAAAAACCCTTATAGCAGAAAATATTTCTTCTCAAAAAAGTTTTGGAAAGGCGGAATCCGAATACAAAAGCACCTTGGCTATAACCGAAAGTCTCCGAAAGAAACTTCAATTGGTCAATATCTCTACAAGCGATCTTGATCCTGCCAAAATCACCTCCAAAGCAAATATCTATGCGCCCATTTCCGGCTATATTGAATCCATCAAAGTCAATCAAGGAACGTATCTCAATCCTTCGGATATCGCACTGACAATCATCAACAAAGACCACCTGCATATTGAGCTCAATGTTTTTGAGCAGGATGCCATAGCCTTGGAAATAGGTCAGGCGGTCACTTTCTACCTACCGGACAATAAAAGCAGGGAATTCAAGGGTAAAATTTTCCTTATCGGGCAATCGATCAACGAAAAACGTATGCTCAACATTCATGTCCATTTGGATAACGAAAAAGAAGGTAACCTACTGGTACCCGGGATGTTTATCGAAGCTAAAATCGGTGTCAAAAGCAGCAAAAATACCGCTTTACCTATTTCCTCAGTAATCAATTCCAATGATGTGAACTATGTCCTCGTTTTGACCAAAAAAGAAGAGGACCTCTATTATCTTAAAAAAACCAAAGTCGACATAGGATTGCAGGACGAAGAGATGGTAGAAATACTTTCAGAAAAAGATTTTGCCACAGGAACCCTATTCCTTTCTAAGGGCGGGTTTCAGCTTATCAAATAG